A single genomic interval of Dysidea avara chromosome 8, odDysAvar1.4, whole genome shotgun sequence harbors:
- the LOC136263632 gene encoding uncharacterized protein — protein sequence MPGKGKLEFALEPDKTRSLQSNETRKNVEELFRVQVKISLSNQERQWITVLGPNNRCRLAKAYIIALCDPVSTTEFPCEREFFNKLFNNETDLLRSIQADYAVVVRPCQNSTARIQGSDELSVTLAMSKLGEIGCQTPSTNGLDRQLSEAMIQQCDPASLSDLGHQPEVVKRTMLLEIVNDDSSSEDEEGPAPIDNEAPPVVVAASIPPPPPVEEDLPPRFKDPKVQEKFKFLLDIGYPREDVLKVMERTGPKAPVNTILDRLIQVSSSKPNTNARQKPDVNARPPPRPQEQVARAPIIRPSSATVIKPGKQSTLRYIVIDGSNVAMSHGRGKVFSCLGIQLAVNYFLERGHKSITAFVPAWRKETNNPNNHITSREILLELEQKGHLVFTPSRRTDRKRILPYDDRFIVRLAVETNGIILSNDYFRDLLKENEEYRDTIENRVLPYSFVENFIMIPDDPLGANGPTLDQFLMSDSVTCHPSVAKPVASRPATEKKLCKFYPKCTFGNRCAFRHPDGSASVTEEPPRRENTPSRGGFNDRQKFPPSYAQTVSKPAMDELSRREIGTRGGSLNSDNKYKPSNKPYAQVGRNCNSSPSLLPPEPPKTVTAKRLPPSYLTCRGGGGGEYSSQSDHRVLDVPQQQQQQHHHPGMNTPRHNSYPPGPQPVVYQSSHRQHQCNGEIRNTGSNYGIMYSQPPPPQQQQRYVPMHHHHHHHQPMAPPPHSPHYSQQPPSRPSYVPSYSVYPTGGPGYMQQPPPQLVRANHMGHPHGAPMQIHYEHYERDSSRNLPPLLTDNQTRLIDQAVTLLDGLVSEPIEPKVKALLAEQPNLTDLDTIVETVMKMDK from the exons ATGCCGGGGAAAGGTAAACTGGAGTTTGCTCTCGAACCAGATAAGACGAGGTCGTTACAGAGTAATGAAACTCGCAAGAATGTTGAAGAGCTGTTTCGAGTGCAAGTTAAAATATCGCTAAGTAATCAAGAAAGACAATGGATAACAGTGTTGGGCCCAAACAACCGCTGCAGACTGGCCAAG GCCTACATCATTGCACTGTGTGATCCTGTCTCTACAACTGAATTTCCGTGCGAGCGTGaatttttcaacaagttgttcaACAATGAAACTGATTTATTGCGATCCATTCAGGCGGACTACGCAGTTGTGGTCCGGCCGTGCCAGAACTCCACTGCGAGGATTCAGGGAAGCGATGAATTGTCAGTGACTTTAGCCATGTCAAAACTGGGAGAGATTGGTTGTCAAACTCCTTCTACAAATGGACTAGACCGTCAACTAAGTGAGGCTATGATACAACAGTGTGATCCTGCTTCTCTGTCTGATTTGGGGCACCAACCTGAAGTTGTTAAGCGCACAATGTTGTTGGAAATAGTAAATGATGATTCTAGTAGTGAGGATGAAGAGGGCCCTGCCCCAATTGACAATGAAGCACCGCCAGTAGTTGTCGCAGCATCCATACCTCCTCCTCCTCCAGTAGAGGAAGACCTCCCTCCCAGATTTAAAGACCCAAAAGTCCAAGAGAAGTTCAAGTTTTTACTTGACATTGGTTACCCAAGAGAAGACGTATTGAAAGTGATGGAACGTACTGGTCCCAAAGCACCTGTAAATACTATCCTGGATCGACTGATTCAAGTGTCATCATCCAAACCAAACACCAATGCTAGACAAAAACCAGATGTCAATGCTCGGCCACCACCTCGCCCACAGGAACAGGTGGCTCGAGCACCTATCATTCGACCGAGCAGTGCTACTGTGATCAAGCCTGGAAAGCAATCTACACTGAGATATATTGTGATTGATGGAAGCAATGTCGCTATGAG CCATGGCAGAGGAAAGGTGTTCTCTTGTCTGGGAATTCAACTCGCAGTCAATTATTTTTTGGAGAGGGGACACAAGAGTATTACTGCATTTGTGCCAGCCTGGCGTAAGGAGACCAACAACCCTAACAACCACATAACTAGCCGTGAAATTCTACTGGAACTTGAACAGAAGGGACATCTGGTTTTCACACCATCCCGTCGTACCGATCGAAAGAGGATCCTACCTTATGATGACCGATTCATTGTTAGACTGGCTGTGGAAACTAATGGAATCATTTTATCTAATGACTATTTCAGAGACTTGTTGAAAGAGAATGAAGAGTACAGGGACACTATTGAAAACCGTGTTCTTCCATACAGTTTTGTGGAAAACTTTATCATGATTCCGGACGACCCACTGGGTGCCAATGGACCCACATTAGACCAATTTCTGATGTCTGATTCTGTCACATGTCATCCTAGTGTTGCTAAACCTGTGGCATCCCGGCCTGCCACTGAGAAAAAGCTATGCAAGTTTTATCCGAAGTGCACATTTGGTAATCGCTGTGCATTCAGACATCCTGATGGTAGTGCAAGTGTGACAGAAGAGCCTCCTAGAAGGGAGAACACTCCTTCAAGAGGAGGATTTAATGACCGTCAGAAATTTCCTCCTTCATATGCTCAAACTGTTAGCAAGCCAGCCATGGATGAACTCTCCAGAAGAGAAATTGGTACAAGGGGCGGAAGCCTTAACAGTGATAAcaaatataagccttcaaacaAACCTTATGCCCAGGTTGGAAGAAATTGTAACAGTAGTCCAAGTTTGTTACCACCTGAGCCTCCAAAGACTGTCACTGCAAAACGTCTGCCACCAAGTTACTTAACTTGTCGAGGTGGAGGTGGAGGTGAATATTCCAGCCAGAGTGATCACCGTGTGTTAGACGTtccacagcagcagcagcaacaacatcACCACCCTGGTATGAACACTCCTAGACATAATTCCTATCCACCAGGACCACAGCCAGTGGTGTACCAAAGTAGTCATAGGCAGCATCAATGCAATGGAGAAATACGCAATACTGGCAGTAACTATGGGATAATGTATAGccaaccaccaccaccacagCAGCAGCAAAGATATGTACCtatgcatcatcatcatcatcatcatcagccaATGGCACCTCCTCCACACAGCCCTCATTATTCACAGCAGCCACCATCACGACCATCCTATGTGCCTTCGTACAGTGTCTATCCTACTGGAGGCCCAGGCTACATGCAGCAACCACCTCCACAGCTTGTGCGAGCTAACCACATGGGACACCCTCATGGTGCACCAATGCAGATACATTATGAACACTATGAGAGAGATTCTAGCCGTAACCTGCCACCCCTGCTGACTGACAATCAAACAAGACTTATTGACCAAGCTGTTACTCTTCTAGATGGGCTTGTCAGTGAGCCAATTGAGCCCAAAGTCAAAGCACTTCTGGCAGAGCAACCTAACCTTACTGACCTGGACACAATCGTTGAAACTGTTATGAAGATGGATAAGTAA
- the LOC136263641 gene encoding uncharacterized protein, with protein MPVTDPQLLSQAHLTGEASCPEFRPHFLKPNICTDCSKLITKHSAASIRDDQMLLKALEYSQQGEKVPSCVLDVTDQWGGLYLGGYRAVMNQGFLKDQKVSSIVNTAKGLEIFGPKYLEAVDKAKKELHIKFLNTDWMDSTIFQIPLQDLVECVQFIHTARISGSSVLVHCAQGKSRSATAVVAYIMAINKMSRDDALALVKERRKMAEPNPEFMTVLKQFESSEELKKLQTKL; from the exons ATGCCGGTTACTGATCCTCAACTGTTGAGTCAGGCGCACCTCACCGGGGAAGCGTCTTGCCCAGAATTCCGACCTCACTTCTTAAAGCCGAATATTTGTACGGACTGTTCTAAGCTTATCACCAAGCACAGTGCAGCTAGCATTCGAGATGACCAAATGTTACTCAAG GCACTGGAGTATTCTCAGCAAGGAGAAAAAGTGCCAAGTTGTGTGTTGGATGTAACTGACCAGTGGGGTGGTTTGTATCTAGGTGGGTATCGGGCGGTCATGAATCAAGGGTTCCTGAAAGATCAAAAGGTTTCGTCTATAGTGAATACTGCCAAGGGTCTTGAAATATTTGGACCAAAATATTTG GAAGCTGTGGACAAGGCCAAAAAGGAACTCCACATAAAATTTCTTAACACAGACTGGATGGATAGTACAATATTTCAAATACCACTACAGGATTTAGTAGAATGTGTACAATTCATCCATACAGCTCGTATCAGTGGCAGCTCTGTGCTTGTACATTGTGCCCAG GGGAAATCACGTTCAGCAACAGCTGTCGTTGCCTACATCATGGCTATCAATAAGATGAGTAGAGATGATGCACTAGCATTGGTAAAGGAAAGACGTAAGATGGCCGAACCAAATCCAGAATTTATGACAGTACTGAAGCAGTTTGAATCGTCTGAAGAGCTCAAAAAACTCCAAACCAAACTTTAA
- the LOC136263643 gene encoding short-chain collagen C4-like isoform X1, whose protein sequence is MIVSVKMASWKKGDLGTPGVSGPKGDTGPRGDSGDRGRRGLIGDPGFLGQKGEQGTKLSYHTGDTGLRGPIGQSGEPGMKGSKGDQGDKGDPGPRGSTQLISQ, encoded by the exons ATGATTGTCAGTGTAAAGATGGCCTCCTGGAAAAAAGGAGATCTGGGAACACCTGGAGTATCAGGACCAAAAGGAGATACTGGGCCAAGAGGAGACTCTGGTGATAGGGGACGAAGAGGATTAATAG GAGATCCAGGATTTCTAGGACAAAAAGGAGAACAGGGTACAAAG CTATCATATCATACTGGAGACACTGGATTACGTGGACCAATAGGACAATCTGGTGAACCTGGAATGAAAGGATCCAAGGGTGATCAAG GAGACAAGGGAGATCCTGGACCAAGAGGATCAACACAACTGATATCTCAATGA
- the LOC136263640 gene encoding short-chain collagen C4-like, with protein sequence MIVSVKMVHQVPLVLLVKKEIKGTPGVSGPKGDTGPRGDPGDRGPRGLIGDTGLRGPIGLTGPKGHKGVKGDKEERNGGTVYVRWGHDQCPSTATLVYTGRAGGSHHSQGSGSNPQCLPLDPNYLPHIFGSQQNRAFMHGAEYQGYLHGNHDRDVPCAVCYVTQRSTVYMVPAKYTCPSGWTREYYGFLMAEHHNHSPSQFTCVDTAFKSVIDSSKNHDGLLFFFVEGRCGSLPCPPYDNTRELSCAVCTK encoded by the exons ATGATTGTCAGTGTAAAGATGGTACACCAGGTCCCATTGGTCCTCCTGGTAAAAAAGGAGATTAAGGGAACACCTGGAGTATCAGGACCAAAAGGAGATACTGGACCAAGAGGAGACCCTGGTGATAGGGGACCAAGAGGATTAATAG gagacactGGATTACGTGGACCAATAGGACTAACTGGTCCTAAAGGACACAAAGGTGTGAAAGGTGATAAAGAAGAGAGGAATGGAGGAACTGTGTATGTAAGATGGGGACATGACCAGTGTccatcaactgcaactttggtATATACTGGAAGAGCTGGTGGCTCACATCACAGTCAAGGCAGTGGCAGTAATCCACAATGTCTTCCACTAGACCCCAACTATCTTCCTCACATTTTTGGATCACAACAAAATAGGGCTTTTATGCATGGAGCTGAATACCaagg CTATCTTCATGGAAATCATGATCGCGATGTACCATGTGCAGTTTGTTATGTCACTCAACGTTCTACAGTCTATATGGTCCCTGCCAAGTACACTTGTCCTAGTGGATGGACCAGAGAATACTATGGGTTTCTGATGGCTGAACATCACAACCATTCCCCTTCTCAGTTTACATGTGTGGATACAGCATTTAAGTCAGTGATCGATTCATCAAAAAATCATGATGGCTTGCTCTTCTTCTTTGTGGAGGGAAGATGTGGATCACTTCCTTGTCCTCCATATGATAACACCAGAGAATTATCATGTGCAGTTTGTACCAAGTGA
- the LOC136263638 gene encoding palmitoyltransferase ZDHHC3-like, with protein MSEDKEMVFVNKTGRWFVWDPCGITCAVFTYGLLVYGVIVKFTVVIPAFPNYLTWINALVFMLLVFLAITSHVKAMITNPGIVARESATEEEIIERNQQGENLKYCKKCRSIKPERAHHCSTCEHCVRRMDHHCPWINNCVGEFNQKYFVLFTFYVMLVSFHGLATIVVFFFFCLSTEFNGCDAWLPGPLIFVLMILGVFEGFLFILFTCTMFWSQVYSICTDETGIESIKHEQRERISWKEALYEVFGSPCSFSWLNPFVPPPSLVMYLKHCTPMNV; from the exons ATGAGCGAAGATAAAGAGATGGTGTTTGTGAACAAGACGGGTAGATGGTTCGTATGGGATCCTTGTGGAATCACGTGTGCCGTGTTCACCTACGGATTACTGGTCTATGGAGTGATAGTGAAATTTACCGTAGTAATACCAGCATTTCCCAACTATTTGACCTGGATTAATGCCCTAGTGTTCATGTTGCTTGTCTTCCTCGCCATTACCTCACATGTGAAGGCAATGATAACTAACCCG ggAATTGTGGCTCGTGAGAGCGCCACGGAGGAGGAGATAATAGAGAGAAATCAACAAGGAGAGAACCTCAAGTACTGCAAGAAGTGTCGCAGCATCAAACCTGAACGAGCCCACCACTGCAG TACATGTGAACATTGTGTACGACGTATGGACCATCACTGTCCCTGGATCAACAATTGTGTTGGAGAGTTTAACCAGAAGTACTTTGTATTGTTTACG TTCTATGTGATGCTGGTATCATTCCATGGACTAGCGACCATCGTAGTCTTCTTCTTCTTTTGTCTAAGTACAGAGTTCAATG GCTGTGACGCATGGCTACCGGGTCCACTGATATTTGTACTAATGATCCTGGGGGTGTTTGAAGGATTTCTGTTTATTTTATTCACTTGCACAATGTTCTGGTCACAAGTCTACTCAATTTGTACTGATGAAACT GGAATTGAATCAATCAAGCATGAGCAAAGAGAAAGGATTTCTTG GAAAGAAGCATTGTATGAAGTGTTTGGAAGTCCTTGCAGTTTCAGCTGGCTCAATCCTTTCGTCCCACCTCCATCATTAGTAATGTATTTGAAACATTGTACACCTATGAATGTATAG
- the LOC136263643 gene encoding short-chain collagen C4-like isoform X2, whose product MIVSVKMASWKKGDLGTPGVSGPKGDTGPRGDSGDRGRRGLIGDPGFLGQKGEQGTKLSYHTGDTGLRGPIGQSGEPGMKGSKGDQVC is encoded by the exons ATGATTGTCAGTGTAAAGATGGCCTCCTGGAAAAAAGGAGATCTGGGAACACCTGGAGTATCAGGACCAAAAGGAGATACTGGGCCAAGAGGAGACTCTGGTGATAGGGGACGAAGAGGATTAATAG GAGATCCAGGATTTCTAGGACAAAAAGGAGAACAGGGTACAAAG CTATCATATCATACTGGAGACACTGGATTACGTGGACCAATAGGACAATCTGGTGAACCTGGAATGAAAGGATCCAAGGGTGATCAAG TGTGTTAA